The DNA segment ATCGAAACCAGGGTAGGGCGGCACGGTTTTTTTCCAATAGCAAACACCGCCGCAAGCCGCGGTGTTTATTCAGACTGGCAGAAATGCAATATCAGGACTGAATCGGGCGATTAATCTCCGTTGTCCTCTTTAACGGGAATAAAACTGAACAGATCGCCTGGTTGACAATCAAGATATTTGCACAAGGCATCAAGAGTAGAAAATCGAAAGCCTTTAATTTTCCCTTGCTTTATTAACGACAGATTCTGCTCTGTAATTCCAATCGCATCAGCAAGTTCCTTTG comes from the Citrobacter amalonaticus genome and includes:
- a CDS encoding helix-turn-helix domain-containing protein — protein: MAIIVKLDVLLAARKVKSKELADAIGITEQNLSLIKQGKIKGFRFSTLDALCKYLDCQPGDLFSFIPVKEDNGD